Proteins from one uncultured Anaeromusa sp. genomic window:
- a CDS encoding NUDIX domain-containing protein has protein sequence MQQRVAALIVKKGKVLIARRSEGRTQAGLWEFPWGTCNQDEAPEACLERNLVDVMGLNVSIGGRFALRSYGDLRLLAYWAQWQEGNFSLSGHDELAWAGPEELSSYEFMPMDVFLVEKLIRQGMGGTASDSKAIGG, from the coding sequence ATGCAACAACGCGTAGCAGCACTCATCGTAAAAAAAGGCAAGGTATTAATTGCGCGGCGCAGCGAGGGCCGTACACAGGCAGGTTTATGGGAATTTCCCTGGGGGACTTGTAACCAGGATGAAGCGCCAGAAGCGTGCTTAGAGCGGAATCTTGTAGACGTTATGGGTCTAAATGTGTCGATTGGAGGACGCTTTGCTTTGCGCTCCTATGGGGACCTGCGTTTGTTGGCTTATTGGGCGCAGTGGCAGGAGGGGAATTTTTCACTTTCCGGTCATGATGAGCTGGCTTGGGCTGGTCCGGAAGAGTTGAGCAGTTATGAATTTATGCCCATGGATGTTTTTTTGGTAGAAAAGCTGATCCGTCAAGGCATGGGAGGTACGGCCAGCGACAGCAAGGCCATAGGGGGATAA
- a CDS encoding cyclic 2,3-diphosphoglycerate synthase, whose translation MRKVVILGAAGRDFHVFNTCFRNDADSRVVAFTATQIPDIAGRRYPPSLAGRFYPQGVPIVPEEELEALLRAEAIDEVVFAYSDVSHETVMHAASRVLASGADFRLLGPTRTMLQASKPVIAVCAVRTGAGKSQVSRKLASWLKEWGLRVAIVRHPMPYGELERQRCQRFATVEDLQRARCTVEEREEYEPHLAAGHIVYAGVDYGEVLEAAEAEAEVLLWDGGNNDFSFFQPDWLVVVADPLRLGHERSYHPGETNLRMADTVLINKVDSVSQQEVALLQASIEEVNSKARVVLAASPPRLDRGEELRGKRVVVVEDGPSVTHGGMPYGAGLLAARAVGAEVVEPWEWTRGTLARARELYPHLQQVLPALGYQPEQLAELETALNAAACEAIVSATPSRLERLLHLNKPLYQVYYDLEERPTGVLYDLLRENVQKWSETGRIRDVFTGRI comes from the coding sequence GCCGTCATTGGCGGGGCGCTTCTATCCGCAGGGCGTTCCCATTGTGCCGGAAGAAGAGCTGGAAGCGTTGCTGCGGGCGGAAGCGATAGATGAGGTTGTTTTTGCGTACAGCGATGTTTCACATGAAACGGTGATGCATGCAGCGTCAAGAGTCTTGGCTTCTGGAGCTGATTTTCGTCTTTTAGGTCCAACTAGGACGATGTTGCAAGCGTCTAAGCCTGTTATTGCCGTATGTGCTGTGCGGACTGGCGCGGGCAAAAGCCAGGTTTCGCGAAAGCTGGCGTCTTGGCTGAAGGAATGGGGGCTGCGGGTGGCTATCGTACGCCATCCCATGCCGTATGGAGAGTTGGAGCGCCAGCGCTGTCAGCGCTTTGCTACTGTGGAGGATTTGCAGCGCGCTCGCTGTACGGTGGAAGAACGCGAGGAATATGAACCGCATCTAGCGGCAGGGCACATTGTTTATGCGGGCGTGGATTACGGAGAGGTTTTGGAGGCGGCCGAAGCGGAGGCGGAGGTGCTTCTTTGGGACGGCGGCAATAATGATTTCTCTTTTTTTCAGCCAGACTGGCTGGTTGTGGTAGCCGATCCTTTGCGGCTAGGTCACGAGCGTTCGTATCATCCAGGAGAAACCAATTTGCGCATGGCGGATACGGTGCTGATCAACAAAGTGGACAGCGTTTCGCAGCAAGAGGTGGCGTTGCTGCAAGCTTCGATTGAAGAGGTCAACTCCAAGGCGAGGGTGGTGTTGGCGGCTTCCCCGCCTCGTTTGGACCGTGGCGAAGAGCTAAGGGGTAAACGGGTGGTGGTGGTGGAAGACGGGCCTTCCGTGACGCACGGCGGCATGCCCTATGGCGCGGGTCTGCTGGCGGCTCGCGCTGTCGGCGCTGAGGTTGTGGAGCCGTGGGAATGGACCCGAGGAACTTTGGCGCGGGCGCGGGAGTTGTATCCGCATTTGCAGCAGGTCCTGCCGGCGCTGGGCTATCAGCCGGAGCAGCTGGCGGAACTGGAGACGGCGTTGAATGCCGCAGCCTGCGAGGCCATTGTCTCGGCTACGCCCAGTCGTTTGGAGAGGCTGCTTCATTTGAATAAGCCGTTGTATCAGGTTTACTATGATTTGGAAGAGCGTCCAACAGGAGTTTTATATGATCTTCTTCGGGAAAACGTGCAAAAATGGAGCGAAACAGGGCGGATTCGGGACGTATTTACCGGTAGAATTTAG